ATGTAGGCTGCTGAGCATCAAGGTCAAGGACGAAGACATCGTTGAGCAAACCTTGCTGTCCACAGCCTCCAAATACTACCAGACATGACCCATTCAGCCATGACAGAGTGTGCCCCCACCGGCCGGGTGGGGAGGCAGAGACCTTGACCCGGCGCCATTCTGGCCTTGCAGCCTCCAAGTTAAGCACAAACGTATCATCCATAGGCTGCATGTTGACTCCCTCCCCTCCAAACAGGACAAGGCGATTACCAACAGCACATGCACTGAAGTTGCAACGGGAAGGCTCCACACGTCCTCCAACAGTAAACTTTCTCCATGAGGCAGCCTCAAGGGTTGTTAGCTCTCTTGCAAGGCGACCCCATCCTAACATCTTGGTGCTTATCTCAAGTCTGACAGTGACATCTCTTCCCCAAGCGTTCTGGCAGACCATCTTCCTCAGGTGATCATTCTTGGTTAGTTCATGCATTCTGGTACAGACTGATCCAATCGATGCGACATCTCTTGGTGACAGGCGAGATAAAATGTTGTGTGCAAGAACTTCGTCTGACAATTGGTGGATACCACAGTAGTCTGAACTCTGGATTTTTGGAGTATGTTCATGAGAAGCTGAGTTCAGATCTTGAATGCTAGGCCTGTGGTTAGACTGTTGTTTATACACTGGATATGATATGTTGCTGAGATCAATGTTTGCCTCAGAGAATAGCTGGATCCCAATAACATGTGTCACAGAGCCATCATCCCCATGCATAGGAATGAGCCTTAATCTATTGTAAAGTGGAGCACCATCCTTCCGAAAATTGAGCAGCTCGCCTTGGAATTCAATCCCCTCATTGAGACATCGCCGAATCTCTGACACAATCATGGGATCAACAAGGGGATGCCGCCTTTGCGCACGTGGATCCCGAAATTGCAGGAAACGGCTGAAAGACAAGTTTGAGTGAACACAGTTCATGAGATGCTTCAATAGGCCCTCTGTCAAGTTTTTCAGTGTTAG
The genomic region above belongs to Panicum virgatum strain AP13 chromosome 8N, P.virgatum_v5, whole genome shotgun sequence and contains:
- the LOC120685302 gene encoding adagio-like protein 3 isoform X2 gives rise to the protein MNCVHSNLSFSRFLQFRDPRAQRRHPLVDPMIVSEIRRCLNEGIEFQGELLNFRKDGAPLYNRLRLIPMHGDDGSVTHVIGIQLFSEANIDLSNISYPVYKQQSNHRPSIQDLNSASHEHTPKIQSSDYCGIHQLSDEVLAHNILSRLSPRDVASIGSVCTRMHELTKNDHLRKMVCQNAWGRDVTVRLEISTKMLGWGRLARELTTLEAASWRKFTVGGRVEPSRCNFSACAVGNRLVLFGGEGVNMQPMDDTFVLNLEAARPEWRRVKVSASPPGRWGHTLSWLNGSCLVVFGGCGQQGLLNDVFVLDLDAQQPTWREVASEAPPLPRSWHSSCTLDGSKLVVSGGCTESGVLLSDTFLLDLTKEKPAWREIPTSWSPPSRLGHTLSVYGATKLFMYGGLAKSGSLQLRSSDAYTMDVGEDSPQWRQLATTGFPNVIPPPRLDHVAVSLPCGRIIIFGGSIAGLHSPAQLFLIDPAEEKPTWRILNVPGQPPKFAWGHSTCVVGGTRVLVLGGHTGEEWILNELHELCLASRPDEDE